One window of Helicoverpa zea isolate HzStark_Cry1AcR chromosome 12, ilHelZeax1.1, whole genome shotgun sequence genomic DNA carries:
- the LOC124635209 gene encoding protein cueball isoform X2: MCRMQCVLALLALSVGLAHSWDIAVTTGDQLEFYTNGTKTHNEDVQFRDLTALAYDAVHNMLLFVDKQSDNASIFSFSISNNKTQSLVRKKAYENIQGLAFDPVKGLLFWTDTKERSIYWISLKPGSKNNVYGNLLIKMDDEIPRAIAVDSCRGYIYWTNTNTTKPTIERARFNGSEREVVVDTNMFMPVALTIDQQTRKLYWADDREGIHYSIESSDLNGKDRKTLLLGIHHQPNALTVSKDSIYWVDWDYRSVWQISKYSEGETEPKQISNFNNEITFGIAANYKIEDQTQGIEECRELASLPRNDSTISDSINIPTDVGLFCVHGVKVNGKYVCKCTPGYTGERCDISVCQNYCFQGDCSVDAVGQPKCRCNAGYSGERCEVNACHGYCLNNGLCSLDDKSEPECQCIGDYEGSRCEAAKVFTTTTESVVVSPSTTVAPVKVETNESCQCNNTQPIPRLAKDVTTDDLISENVIKSCDDGWDPVRDPVIIMLGVLCGLLCLACAVLITKVLHLRRRPRIKKRIIVNKNVTPMTARPDQCEITIENCCNMNICETVDNAWASQPQ; encoded by the exons ATGTGTAGAATGCAGTGTGTGTTGGCGTTACTCGCGCTCTCCGTGGGGTTGGCACACTCCTGGG ACATCGCCGTGACAACAGGAGATCAACTTGAATTTTATACCAATGGAACCAAAACTCACAATGAAGATGTTCAGTTTAGAGACCTCACGGCCTTAGCTTACGATGCCGTTCACAACATGCTGTTGTTTGTCGACAAACAGAGCGACAACGCTTCCATATTTAGCTTTAGCATATCTAACAACAAAACACAATCTTTGGTGAGAAAGAAAGCATACGAGAACATCCAGGGTCTCGCCTTCGATCCAGTTAAAGGATTGCTCTTCTGGACTGACACAAAAGAGAGGAGCATATACTGGATTTCACTAAAACCGGGATCAAAGAACAATGTCTATGGAAATCTATTGATTAAGATGGATGACGAGATCCCTAGGGCTATTGCTGTGGACAGCTGCAGAGG GTATATTTACTGGACCAACACTAACACTACGAAGCCCACAATAGAAAGAGCGCGTTTCAATGGCTCGGAGAGGGAAGTTGTAGTCGACACTAACATGTTCATGCCAGTTGCCCTGACCATTGATCAGCAAACAAGAAAATTGTACTGGGCTGATGACAGGGAAGGCATACACTATTCGATTGAAAGTTCAGATTTGAACGGAAAGGATAGAAAGACTTTATTACTTGGCATTCATCATCAGCCAAACGCATTAACGGTGTCTAAAGACTCTATTTATTGGGTAGATTGGGACTACAGGTCCGTTTGGCAAATATCAAAGTACTCAGAAGGAGAAACGGAACCGAAACAGATTAGTAACTTCAATAACGAAATCACCTTCGGTATCGCTGCCAACTATAAAATTGAAGACCAAACTCAGGGGATTGAAGAGTGCAGAGAACTGGCGAGTTTGCCCCGTAATGACTCGACAATCAGTGACTCTATCAACATTCCCACAGATGTGGGCCTTTTCTGCGTCCATGGTGTTAAAGTTAATGGCAAATATGTTTGCAAATGCACTCCAGGCTATACCGGCGAAAGATGCGACATCTCAGTCTGTCAGAACTACTGTTTCCAAGGAGACTGTAGCGTTGATGCCGTGGGACAACCTAAATGCAG aTGTAACGCTGGTTATTCCGGGGAAAGGTGTGAGGTCAACGCGTGCCATGGTTACTGTCTAAACAACGGACTGTGTTCACTGGATGACAAGAGCGAGCCTGAATGTCAATGCATAGGAGATTATGAGGGTTCTAGATGTGAGGCAGCTAAGGTGTTCACAACTACCACTGAGAGCGTTGTCGTCAGTCCTTCTACAACTGTGGCGCCAGTCAAAGTTGAAACGAATGAAAGTTGCCA GTGTAACAACACTCAACCGATCCCTAGGTTGGCAAAAGATGTCACTACAGATGATTTAATTTCGGAGAATGTTATAAAAAGCTGTGATGATGGTTGGGACCCAGTTAGGGACCCAGTCATCATAATGCTGGGCGTTCTCTGTGGCTTACTTTGTTTGGCTTGCGCGGTACTCATTACCAAAGTCCTGCACTTGAGAAGGAGGCCAAG